The window GTGACTCTGATGTGCTACATTTAAATACatgatgttattttaaaacaacctACTGTAGCCTTACAAACTTAGCTCTGAAACAAGGCAACGGGTGTCTTATGTCAGACCCAACATAGCTGGACTTCAAAGAAATCATTAACTAaagaatcattgaatcattaaCCATTCATTATGTAGGCTATAAAGcaggaagtgattttttttttgtctcaaagaacaagagaaaggaGTTTGGGGAATAAGAGACACTACGCTAAATTAGAGTCTGATAATCCTCtaataaaatcagtgaaaattTTGCAATTCATCTTAAAGAAAATGAGACTCGCTCTAACAGGCAGCTTTCAGTTATCTAACGTAAGGGAACAGAGGTCAAAATGCTACAAAAAGGAAGTTAAAGTAGTCTTTCCGGGTACTTTAGAACTTGTATAAATCAGCACAAGTTTCCCTTACCTAGGCTTGTGCAAACTCTCAGTGTAAACCAGAGCACCATAGACCAAATCACAGCAAACCAGCGAGATTTATTTGCTCATTAATCAACACAGAAGTCTGTACCCACACCACTGCTTCCCATCCCTCATTAATACTCTGCCAGCTAAAACAGGAATAGCATGGAAGGCTCCCAAACAGGCTTTTCTATTGTTTAAGTCCCATCCTGTGCAGGTCTCATTTAAGTAGGATTGAAGAATGTAAGGGTTTAATTACACTGtttaagcagcagctgaaaaccTGCTTCTAGTAAAATTTCTAAAGCCAAACTCTAAAATTCCACTGTCATGCATCGATGATATATGAGAAGAATTACGGTGGTCCTTAACTGACAGCAACAGTAGATATTCCCGGCATAGACATGATTCTAGGAACAACCTTGTTTCGACTCGAACATCTTGTTGCATTTGGGAGACTAATGATCTTCCTCTCTCAGCACACAGTGCACCAGCGCCAACCTAACCCCACCAACTCTCGCACCATCTGGCCAGTATAGTACACTCATATTCCCAGTGACCTTGTTCATCTGTAAAATCTTGCTCTTGGGAAATCCAAAACAGAAGTGGGAACTACAACTCCAGGCCTTTTACTGCGAATCTGCGTAGCAGACCCAAATGGACCTTAGATACTACTGTAGCGCCATAAAAACATTAGATCTAGAGGGTGTTCTTTtatgttttaactttttcaaAAGCCAAAAATGCCACAGGACTTTGTCAGCAAGAAAATACACATACTGAAATTTCCAAAACTTTGTAAGTGGAATTAAACATTTATGGAAACCTgtatttaaacttttaaaacaacTCAGCTAAAGAAGTTTGACAATCGCTGTAATTTACTCTGAGTTATGTATTTAGACAGCACACTATTTCCAATTCTTATCTAAGCAAGAAGCCGTTTGCTTACCGCATGTCGTGTAATATTTGCAGGCAGGTATTACATGAAGAACTCTTACGTGCCTGTCCCCTGGTCTTTCTGTTCAAACATTCCTGTTCCCATCCCTCTGATCCGCACCCGCTGTTTGGGGTGTTCCATGCAGTCCTGGCAAAGCCTTATCCATTGCGCTCTATAGAAAGACATCTACTAATTTTTAAAGGCATCAGATCCAGCTCCTTACAGTCCTTATTCCTGACCTGCAGCCTTCCCACATGCTCACTGCGGCCCATACCAGCATGTCCCACTAGCGAATTTCCAGTACATTGGCTCGTGGTTCCCACATTACTGAGCGAGCACGACACACCGACATTGATTCTCTCCACTCGTTTCCATACCCTTCACTTCCACTCTCTCCGGAGACATCTTGCGAGATGTTGCATCACAAATTGTTCTTCCCTCTTGGCAGAACGACATTTTGCTGCTTACTCCTGCAGCCTCGTTTCTCTCCCCaattaaaatttctgaaagTCTGAGAACCCTGACCTTTGCTCAGTGTACCCCCTGGAGAGGCCTGACATTATAATCTGACTGTAGATGAGACAGGGATGAATGAGACACTTACTGTTTTACAAAGATTCATTATTGCCTCACGGGGAACATCAAGGTTATAGGTGCACCTAAAGCTCAGATGAGGGGAGTACAACATGCCAGGTGATTACTAGTGTGTAATAAATGAAGTGTTGTGTTActccttttcattatttcacttTGGCTACTCTGTGCAGTCTTCACTCCCATCCTCTGTAGCATTTAGCAGGTCACAAGGCATGTTGTCAGCAACATCCTTTTCATCTTCCCACCTAACATCCTTCAAGTACTAGCTCTTGTACTGAAGTGCTCCACAGTTAGATGTTATGGAGGGCGATGAGGAAAGCCTGGTCCTCCATCAGAAAATAAGAGGTAGGGGACGGTGCAACCTTCCTTTTTCACCTCTTCAGTCAGCAATGCATAAAAGCCATATGCAGTATTTTAAGGGACCAATTTTAACTTCCCTAAATGACAGCAGTCTACCTTCTCTGCGTGAAAGAGGACTGCAAACACATTACTCGCCGTGATGACTCACTTTGGATTACGCTCATTTAGAAACCCAGAATGGAAGAGGCgcacaacattaaaaaaaaaaggtatctgAAGTTTATCAGTGGTACCCTGGAGACAGCTATCGAATTTCAGTGGGAAACCTCACAGCAAAGTTAGATTTGATCTCAGGTATTTTATTAAACCAAAGTCACAACATAATCCTACTGAACGTGAGTATTCAACTGATACTGGAGGAGTAAAGCTAGAACATGTAAAAACTGCAACTAGTCAGTCACGCTTGCCTCTCCTCAGAGGAGATCCAGCCCGCAAACGCACTGGGGGTAAAACGTTAATTAGCAATGCCAGAGTTATCATCCCAACAACGTAGGACAACCGATCCTGCAGATTAACATTGCAACACCACACTGAAAGAACTATATTAACAGCCTAGAAAACAGTAGAACAGTTCGGTCTACAGGTGCATTAAGACTGGGAAAATGCAATTGTAAATATCATAGTCTCGAGAAGTGCACTTCAGAAGGAAGTTTCTCTTCAAATACCTCAATGCAGGTACCACAGATTCCCAGTACAAGTTTGttaaaatgaagtgaaaaagaCTAGGTAGTGAGAATGGGCCTGGAAGCCTCACCACACAGCAAAACTAGCCAagtttcttgtaatttttaatgtatttttaccCTCCTATGAAAAGGCATCTCCTTTTAATACTTGGAGAAATACAGCCATCATAGATGCAGCGACTTGTCCAAGATCAAGCGGGAACTAAACCAATCCTATAGTAATGCTTTGTTATCTGCCTCTAAGATGTTTCTCTCCTCTCCATTCTTTTTAGGGAGCGTCTCCCAGccatatttttcaaattccaGTTCAGGAACGTGGAATACAGCTCAGGCAGGAACAAAACCTTCCTGTGTTATGTTCTCGAGACCCAAGGCAAAGAGTCAGTGACGTCTCGGGGTTACCTGGAAGATGAGCATGCAGCCGCCCATGCAGAAATGGCTTTTTTCAACACGATTTTACCCAAGTGCGAATCAAGCCTCCGCTACAACATCACCTGGTACgtctcctccagcccctgcGTGACCTGTGCTGATCGGATAACCGAGACCCTAAAGAAGAACAAGAACCTGCGTCTGACAATCATGGTAGGGCGCCTCTTCATGTGGGAAGATCCAGAAATGCAGGCTGccctgaagaaaatgaagtcaGCTGGCTGCAAGCTGAGGATTATGAAGCCTCAAGACTTTGAGTATGTCTGGCAGAACTTTGTGgaacaggaggaaggagaggaagcaAAGGCTTTCGTGCCATGGGAGGACATTCAAGAGAACTTCCAGTATTATGAGGAAAAGTTGGCCGAGATTTTGCACTGAAGCTCACGTGAGTGAGGATTTCCACTTGGTCACCCAGCTCCTTGTATTAGTATTACAGACGCCTCTTTTATTCTTCAGGTTCTTAAAGTTGAAACCAGAGCCAATTTCAGTTACTGTTGCTCTCACGTGTACCTGGCTGGGTTTGCCTGTACCTGAATATCAAAAATAATCCCAGGCAGTAACTTACCCCTTCAAGGGCTGTAACGCTACAGCAGGCTCCTGCACAGCAGACACAGGAGGGACttagagctttttctttttttcctcctcagagcAAACACCTCCAGGCATAGTGAAGAAAAAGGTACTAGGGTCACTAGGTGCAAGAGTAGTACCTCGTTGTTCCCCATATGCATAATATCCAGGACATGTGGAAATAGTGAGAGGAATGGAGAGAAAAGGGgatttcccccacccccccgaagTCTAACCCTCCAGAAAAAGCTCCAACCACTAAAGTAAAAGTCATCACTGCAGaactcccttccttctttttaaagggGTACTAAAGAGTCACCTATTTAAGCCATAAAACATGAAAGCATCTGAAGCTTCTAACGtgtccctttctcttcccccaggACCCATTCAGAGAAGACCTATGAAGAGATGCAACAGACTCGGACATCTGGGACACTCCTGCTTTCCAAAGCTTTGATTCCAGCAGGGTGAAGCACCAACTTCTGGAAGACTAGGCCGAATGGACTACACAACAGTATACAACACAGATCTTtggtgtttgggatttttttggtttattttgttcctccccccccgccccaaaccAACCCATGCTGCCTCTGCCGATAGCAAAAAAGGCAGCAACATACCGCGTGGTTAAAGCCTTGAGTGAAACGGCttgcagtggaaaggaaaagggaagaccGTAGGCCTCACAACCTGGGACTAATTTACGAGAAAAGATCTTAGAACAAAGCTGCCGCTTAGATATATGCATTTAGAAAGTACGTACTTCATAAATGTTAAAAAGGATTTAAGATTAGAAAAAGGTTTCCTTCTTCCATCTTCCTCAATAATCAgagctgtgttttaaattaaggCTAACTGGTCTATTCTAAATTATGATGGAGCCTTAAGTACTCGATTTCAAACACATCAAATACCTTCTCCCCTTGTACAATGACATTTGTGATATAAAActgggaaaagcaaaatgaaataaaattggaAATCACTGCAAGAGCTATAGCACTGTTTATTCCTTCTTCTCTATTTGCAAGAGGTCCTAAATTTAATCTGACAAGTGAGACACCCTGGGACAGCCACGTATGAAGTATCTCGTAGCTGAAGTGCAGCATGGTGAGAAGGGAGAGTTACTATATgccaaaaaaatttaaagagtACATACAAGTGtgggagacagagaaagagaatatGGGCAGATCGCTTTCCATATAAGGCACAGACCAAACCAGGGTCACAGGGACACTCACCAGCTGGGGAACCGAGTCAGGGTTTGCTCTTCCAATCAGTTCTTCATGCTGGTTTCTCCTGCACTCTCACAAGCTGGAATGGTGCtacacatgcacgcacacagaACTGCTGCCCGCACCTGTCTAATACCTCCATCAACTGCACTGAACTCTGGCATAAATTTtcaaggcagggaaaaaaaaagtggtgatGAGAACACCTCTGTGGAGCCACAGTGGGTTTCATCTCTTTGCcactagatttaaaaaacaaacaagcgtAAGCACTAAATGACAATAAGCAGTCTTGACATCCACTCTTGATCAGTTTAATACTCAAAGTTCCTATTTGtctgagtttattttctttttccagttgtgTATTTAGCTACAGCAATTATCCACCAAAAACAAGTTTACAAAGGATGGTCAACAAACAGGGAGAGCAATAATACAAAGCTCTTAAAGACACAAACAGGATTTGCAGATCTGCATCAGCAAAGAAACCACACAACACAGATTAACTCACAAGGCACAGAACAGAAAACCCTCCCCCCACCCAATTCATAGCGAAAACCAATTAGGAACCCTACAGAACGCTGAAAATTTCTTAACTGCTATGTCATTTAGGTTTATTCAAGGTATATGGCATTTTatgagagaaattaaaaagatttgCCATTATGGGAGGGTggggaaaaccaaacaaaggaAACACAGAGCATATGACAGTTCTTCAGCACTGGAATCAAACTTTCAAAAATCAAGTGCTTAACAATGATCTGATAAACTAAGCATGTTACCGATTTGCTTTCGCTATTGGTGCCATCAAACtacaaatacagtaaaaaagaaagacaaaaaccaaaccctaaacTCCATACTATGACTTTTTACCGCACATCATTCACATGAATGGATTCTCAGAAAAGAGCTCTGCAGACTATACCGATTATACAGTATAAAACGCACCCACAAGGTGCCTTTACACATCTCCGGCGTTCCCCTTCAAACCCCATCCTCCCTCCAGAATACAGCCACAACACATATAGACAGGCGTGTTTGTCAAAAGGACCGTGCTCTGATCTGACAGCAGAGTACTGAAGAGCTAGTTACTTAATGTTGACAGCATGGTTCTTAGTGAGTACTGTCACATAACAAAAAATTCTGTTTGTGGCCAGAAggtagaaattaaatttttaatccTGTAACAAACAGATTAAGTAAACCACAGGCCAGATACGCACGttgcaaaacttttaaaaaaacaaaccctaagCGACAGGGCTCCACAGCTCATCATTATCAACCGTAACTACAAACTAACAAATACCTAAGCAAGACACAGCTCCAATTTCACTCTGCACAGGGACTGTCAGCTTTAAGTAGAAACTCTAGTGCAGGCAGGTGCTCCGTGGAGGACCAGTGACATCTGGTGGCTTGCTGGGAGAGATTGGGAACCCCCAGCGCCCCTGCCTCTTCACAGGCTCCCTGAACACTGCTGGCCAAATTTACTGCTCtgaagctttttttgttgttgttgtggttgtTACAAGCCACTGCCACTGACAACACGAGTGAGCTACGCTCACACGAAGCACATGCTCAGCATGCAGCTTCCCCCCTCATCAGTGAGCAGGTTTCCACTTCTGAAATCAAGGGAAATGGGGCTCTCCTGAAACTCTCTTGCTCACAGACTGTAAACTGTGATCTTTATATCTGTGTCTTCAAACACTTCTCCAAGTATTGCTGAAACTTTATTCCAATCCAGGCGGTCAAGTCCACATCCAATCCTGGAAAATAAGACATCAAGACAGCTGTAACTACATTTTTTGGAGCATACTATGAACAACTAGCTCTTCAGACAGCTACAACTGTATGTGGCTCTAACTCAGCTTACCATAAATCAACATAGTGGAgttaaaataaggaaacaagCAACTCTATGTTTTGCTATCATTTAAATGCACTAGGAAATGCAAATTTCATTTCCAGAATTAAACAGAACAGTT of the Phalacrocorax carbo chromosome 23, bPhaCar2.1, whole genome shotgun sequence genome contains:
- the APOBEC2 gene encoding LOW QUALITY PROTEIN: C->U-editing enzyme APOBEC-2 (The sequence of the model RefSeq protein was modified relative to this genomic sequence to represent the inferred CDS: substituted 1 base at 1 genomic stop codon); translated protein: MWAHAVGFTVLPHVGGLLGWFINRKGIPVWYEKLKKPSWCPPRKIFPIAWTVLYTGMGYASYLIWNDLGGCSSKAIIPLGLYGAQLVLNWAWPPFFFGARNLKMRPXLNTPVLKKMAEKQEEPSNTQNGEPDNAEEGEEKKKKKLKREDLPPFEIVTGERLPAIFFKFQFRNVEYSSGRNKTFLCYVLETQGKESVTSRGYLEDEHAAAHAEMAFFNTILPKCESSLRYNITWYVSSSPCVTCADRITETLKKNKNLRLTIMVGRLFMWEDPEMQAALKKMKSAGCKLRIMKPQDFEYVWQNFVEQEEGEEAKAFVPWEDIQENFQYYEEKLAEILH